The following are from one region of the Salvia hispanica cultivar TCC Black 2014 chromosome 1, UniMelb_Shisp_WGS_1.0, whole genome shotgun sequence genome:
- the LOC125200734 gene encoding LOW QUALITY PROTEIN: pentatricopeptide repeat-containing protein At1g62914, mitochondrial-like (The sequence of the model RefSeq protein was modified relative to this genomic sequence to represent the inferred CDS: deleted 2 bases in 1 codon) produces MSRRAAVSAINLIHGRGFLNHKSGILSPPFSLFSSKAFQPKRRRPIDFSSVKELDDAIKLFGKMKSMRPEPSILVYNNLMSVCVKIEQHSFALNVFGEMLQMGVPVNIYTMSIAINCCCHLKDINSGFAVMAFFFKSGFEPDAVTISHLIKGLFLEGKEAEAVKLFQKVLDLKLCEPDQVMILHLIDGLCKTGQVIAAYDWVCRLESCGWRPNIKAYNALIDGFCKGGNMDDALRLLTEMISKGSLPDVVTYNTMIKGLCDNGRHTCAIELLYEMINSKISFDVFTFNILIDAYCKEGKMEEATNMLDIMTQQNICPNVVTYNTLIDGFCMIGEIDRAKQLLDSMVEMGLKPNIVCYNILLNGYCKNGSVEDSWLLFLEIPDKGLVHDTLTYSTMIHGLFSKNRFVEGWKLFEDMEAQQVCCPDLHTYSILLDGLCNNGEIDEALLLLRKIEDKGFTPDIVTYNSLLNGYLKKGSVDEAWLLFLEIPNKGLVRNNHTYNTMIHGLFSMSRFAEGCKLFEVMEDQQLRPDLHTYTILLDGLCRNREINEAVSLLRLIEDKGFTPNKVTYGALINGLCKTGKHGIARHLFNQLPSNGVQPNFQIYTTIIGSLCQEGSFEEVKRLLVEMEDRGCGPDQVTYNVIIGSLLKQNEVYKAKSFMEEMREKGFSADSATSSMPDGDDFFLKLMKDLGPK; encoded by the exons ATGAGCAGAAGGGCTGCTGTTTCTGCAATCAATCTCATTCATGGAAGAGGATTTCTCAATCATAAATCGGGTATTCTCTCTcctccattctctctcttctcttccaagGCTTTTCAACCTAAGCGGCGGCGCCCAATAGATTTCAGTAGTGTTAAAGAATTAGATGATGCTATTAAAttgtttggaaaaatgaaGAGTATGCGGCCTGAGCCTTCTATTCTAGTGTACAACAATCTGATGAGTGTTTGTGTTAAGATTGAGCAGCATTCTTTTGCACTTAATGTGTTCGGTGAAATGCTTCAGATGGGTGTCCCTGTTAATATTTACACTATGAGTATTGCAATTAACTGTTGCTGTCACTTGAAAGATATAAACTCTGGTTTTGCTGTAATGGCCTTCTTTTTTAAGAGTGGTTTCGAACCAGATGCTGTGACAATCAGCCACCTCATTAAAGGGTTGTTTTTAGAGGGTAAAGAGGCAGAAGCTGTGAAATTATTCCAAAAGGTTCTGGATTTAAAACTTTGCGAGCCTGATCAGGTTATGATTCTGCACTTGATAGATGGGTTATGCAAAACTGGACAGGTCATTGCAGCTTATGATTGGGTTTGTAGATTGGAAAGTTGTGGGTGGAGACCCAACATTAAGGCTTATAACGCATTAATTGATGGGTTCTGCAAGGGTGGAAATATGGATGACGCTTTGCGTCTTCTGACCGAGATGATCAGTAAAGGTAGTTTACCTGATGTTGTCACATATAATACCATGATTAAGGGACTGTGTGACAATGGTAGGCATACATGTGCTATAGAGTTGTTGTATGAAATGATCAATTCCAAGATATCTTTTGATGTGTTTACTTTCAATATATTGATTGATGCATATTGCAAGGAAGGGAAGATGGAAGAGGCTACAAATATGCTGGATATTATGACACAACAAAACATTTGTCCCAATGTGGTCACATACAATACACTTATTGATGGATTTTGTATGATAGGTGAAATAGATAGAGCAAAACAGTTGCTTGATTCCATGGTAGAGATGGGCTTAAAGCCTAATATTGTATGCTATAACATCTTGTTAAATGGATATTGCAAGAATGGAAGCGTGGAAGACTCTTGgcttctttttcttgaaattccCGATAAAGGCTTGGTGCATGATACACTTACTTATAGCACCATGATACATGGattatttagtaaaaatagATTTGTTGAGGGCTGGAAACTTTTCGAGGATATGGAAGCCCAACAAGTATGTTGTCCTGACTTGCATACTTATAGTATATTGTTGGATGGGCTGTGTAATAATGGGGAGATTGATGAGGCTCTTTTGTTGCTGCGCAAGATTGAAGATAAAGGATTTACCCCTGATATTGTTACCTACAACAGCTTATTGAATGGATATTTAAAAAAGGGAAGCGTGGATGAAGCTTGgcttctttttcttgaaattccAAATAAAGGATTGGTGCGAAATAACCATACTTATAATACCATGATACACGGATTATTTAGTATGAGTAGATTTGCCGAGGGCTGTAAACTTTTCGAGGTTATGGAAGACCAACAACTGCGTCCTGATTTGCACACTTACACTATATTGTTGGATGGGCTGTGTAGGAATAGAGAGATTAATGAGGCTGTTTCGTTGTTGCGCCTGATTGAAGATAAAGGATTTACCCCGAACAAAGTCACGTATGGTGCTCTCATAAATGGATTATGCAAAACTGGAAAACATGGCATTGCGAGACATCTTTTCAATCAACTTCCTTCAAATGGTGTACAACCTAATTTTCAGATATATACTACGATCATTGGTTCATTATGTCAAGAAGGGTCTTTTGAGGAGGTAAAACGTTTGCTGGTAGAGATGGAGGATCGCGGCTGTGGACCTGATCAAGTAACATACAATGTCATCATCGGGAGTCTGCTAAAGCAAAATGAGGTTTACAAG GCAAAATCATTCATGGAAGAAATGCGTGAAAAGGGATTCTCAGCCGATTCTGCAACTTCCTCGATGCCAGATGGAGATGATTTTTTCCTCAAATTGATGAAGGATCTTGGGCCCAAGTAA
- the LOC125210228 gene encoding mitochondrial inner membrane protein OXA1-like: MAYRRSIMARSKLFYQQHQRFSPSLSHISGSDREQLPAKTNPEMLSNFLISRNNAGNLRLMRSEVPTGYGLLSGNVSRVMHSEVPTGYGLIFHRNMSKVPSEIEAPAEDLNGVIGVVADKAVEAAPVVNEMATAAAGSVSNINISVSNMNIIEYMHSFTGLEWWASIAAVTLLLRILFVPIHLSRIQYLSHHGQSRYNEARSLRESMPITIV; the protein is encoded by the exons ATGGCCTACAGGCGTAGCATCATGGCTAGATCGAAGTTGTTCTACCAACAGCACCAGCGATTTTCGCCTTCACTGTCGCACATTAGTGGCAGCGACCGTGAGCAGTTGCCTGCGAAAACGAATCCTGAGATGCTCAGCAATTTTCTGATATCCAGAAACAACGCTGGCAATCTTCGACTCATGCGTTCTGAGGTTCCTACGGGCTATGGGCTGCTATCAGGAAATGTATCTCGAGTTATGCATTCTGAGGTTCCCACAGGCTATGGGCTGATTTTCCATAGAAATATGTCAAAGGTGCCTTCCGAGATTGAGGCCCCTGCTGAAGATTTGAATGGAGTGATCGGTGTGGTGGCTGATAAGGCAGTTGAGGCTGCTCCAGTCGTGAATGAAATGGCCACTGCAGCAGCAGGTTCAGTCAGTAACATAAACATATCAGTCAGTAACATGAACATAATTGAATACATGCACTCATTCACTGGTTTAGAATG GTGGGCATCAATTGCAGCTGTGACTCTTCTGCTGCGTATTTTGTTTGTTCCTATTCACTTATCTCGTATTCAATATCTTTCCCATCATGGACAAAG TCGATACAACGAAGCACGTTCACTTAGGGAATCCATGCCTATCACCATCGTATGA
- the LOC125210249 gene encoding putative pentatricopeptide repeat-containing protein At1g12700, mitochondrial, whose product MEDQHLRPDLQTYTMLLDGLCRNREINEAVSLLRLIEDKGFTLDAVTYGALINGLCKNGKHGIARVLFNQLQSNGVQPNVQIYTMIIGSFCQEGSFEEVKRLLVEMEGRGCGPDHVTYNVIVGSLLRRNEVDMARSFMEEMREMGFSADSATSSIPDGDDFFLKLMKDLAPNYFLFHIEASKKLHFKRF is encoded by the exons ATGGAAGACCAACATCTGCGTCCTGATTTGCAAACTTACACTATGTTGTTGGATGGGCTGTGTAGGAATAGAGAGATTAATGAGGCTGTTTCGTTGTTGCGCCTGATTGAAGATAAAGGATTTACCCTGGACGCAGTCACGTACGGTGCTCTCATAAATGGATTATgcaaaaatggaaaacatgGCATTGCGAGAGTTCTTTTCAATCAACTTCAATCAAATGGTGTACAACCTAATGTTCAGATATATACTATGATCATTGGTTCATTTTGTCAAGAAGGGTCTTTCGAGGAGGTAAAACGTTTGCTGGTAGAGATGGAGGGTCGCGGGTGTGGACCGGATCATGTAACATACAATGTCATCGTCGGGAGTCTGCTAAGGCGAAATGAGGTTGACATGGCAAGATCATTCATGGAAGAAATGCGGGAAATGGGATTCTCAGCCGATTCTGCAACTTCCTCGATACCAGATGGAGATGATTTTTTCCTCAAATTGATGAAGGACCTTGCACCCAA TTATTTCCTGTTTCATATTGAGGCATCCAAGAAGTTGCATTTCAAGAGATTTTAA
- the LOC125200736 gene encoding pentatricopeptide repeat-containing protein At1g62670, mitochondrial-like translates to MSRRAAVSAIDLIHGSRFLNRWSHKSGILSPPFSLFSSKAFQFQPKRRPIDFSTVKELDDAVKLFGKMKSMRPEPSILVYTNLMSVGVKIEQYSFALKVFDEMRQMGFPVDMYTMSIAINCCCHLKDINYGFAIMAFFFKGGYEPDAVIISHLIKGLFLEGKEAEAVKLFQKVLDLKLCEPDQVMILHLIDGLRKTGQVIVAYNWIHRLESCGWRPSVWAYSTLIDGFCNDQKLDDALKLLPEMISKGILPNVVTYTTMIKGLCDNGRHTDVGDLLNEMTNSTISLDVHTFNILINAYCKEGKMEEATNVLEIMMQQNISPDVVTYSTLIDGLCMKGEIDRAKQLLDYMVEMGLKPNIVSYNSLLNGYCKKGCVDEAWLLFLEIPNKGLVRNNHTYNTMIHGLFREYKFAEGCKLFEVMEDQQLRPDLQTYTTLLDGLCRNREINEAVSLLRLIEDKGFTPDIVTYGALINGLCKNGKHGIARHLFNQLRSNGVQPDVHIYSMIIGSFCQEGSFEEVKRLLAEMEGRGCGPNRVTYNVIIGSLLRRNEVDMARSFMEEMREMGFSADSATSSMPDGDDFFLKLMNDLAPK, encoded by the coding sequence ATGAGCAGAAGGGCTGCTGTATCTGCAATCGATCTCATTCATGGAAGCAGATTTCTCAATCGATGGTCTCATAAATCGGGTATTCTCTCTcctccattctctctcttctcttccaagGCTTTTCAATTTCAACCTAAGCGGCGCCCAATAGATTTCAGTACTGTTAAAGAATTAGATGATGCTGTTAAAttgtttggaaaaatgaaGAGTATGCGGCCTGAGCCTTCCATTCTAGTGTACACCAATCTTATGAGTGTCGGTGTAAAGATTGAGCAGTATTCTTTTGCCCTTAaggtgtttgatgaaatgcGTCAAATGGGTTTCCCTGTTGATATGTACACTATGAGTATTGCAATTAACTGTTGCTGTCACTTGAAAGATATAAACTATGGTTTTGCTATAATGGCCTTCTTTTTTAAGGGTGGTTACGAACCAGATGCTGTGATAATCAGCCATCTCATTAAAGGGTTGTTTTTAGAGGGTAAAGAGGCAGAAGCTGTGAAATTATTCCAAAAGGTTCTCGATTTAAAACTTTGCGAGCCTGATCAGGTTATGATTCTGCACTTGATAGATGGCTTACGTAAAACTGGACAGGTCATTGTAGCTTACAATTGGATTCATAGATTAGAAAGTTGTGGGTGGAGACCAAGCGTTTGGGCTTATAGCACATTAATTGATGGGTTCTGCAATGATCAAAAGCTGGATGACGCTTTGAAACTTCTGCCCGAGATGATCAGCAAGGGTATTTTACCTAATGTTGTCACATATACTACCATGATTAAGGGACTATGTGATAATGGTAGGCATACCGATGTTGGAGACTTATTGAATGAAATGACCAATTCAACGATATCTTTGGATGTGCATACTTTCAATATATTGATCAATGCATATTGTAAGGAAGGGAAGATGGAAGAGGCTACAAATGTACTGGAAATTATGATGCAACAAAACATTTCTCCCGATGTGGTCACATATAGTACACTTATTGATGGATTATGTATGAAAGGTGAAATAGATAGAGCAAAACAGTTACTTGATTACATGGTAGAGATGGGCTTAAAGCCTAATATTGTTAGCTATAATAGCTTATTAAATGGATATTGCAAGAAGGGATGCGTTGATGAAGCATGgcttctttttcttgaaattccCAATAAAGGGTTGGTGCGAAATAACCATACTTATAATACCATGATACACGGATTATTTAGGGAATATAAATTTGCCGAGGGCTGTAAACTATTCGAGGTTATGGAAGACCAACAACTGCGTCCTGATTTGCAAACTTACACTACATTGTTGGATGGGCTGTGTAGGAATAGGGAGATTAATGAGGCTGTTTCATTGTTGCGCCTGATTGAAGATAAAGGATTTACCCCTGACATAGTCACGTACGGTGCTCTCATAAATGGATTGTgcaaaaatggaaaacatgGCATTGCGAGACATCTTTTCAATCAACTTCGTTCAAATGGTGTACAACCTGAtgttcatatatatagtatgaTCATCGGTTCATTTTGTCAAGAAGGGTCTTTCGAAGAGGTAAAACGTTTGCTGGCAGAGATGGAGGGTCGCGGGTGTGGACCTAATCGTGTTACATACAATGTCATCATCGGGAGTCTGCTAAGGCGAAATGAGGTTGACATGGCAAGATCATTCATGGAAGAAATGCGAGAAATGGGATTCTCAGCCGATTCTGCAACTTCCTCGATGCCAGATGGAGATGATTTTTTCCTCAAATTGATGAATGACCTTGCGCCCAAGTAA
- the LOC125210281 gene encoding protein Rf1, mitochondrial-like, translating into MKSMRPQPSIRVYNNLMSVSVKIEQYSFALKVFDEMLQMGFPVDIYTMNIAVNCCFHLKDMYSGFAIVAFFFKSGYEPDAVTINPLIKGLFLEGKEAEAVKLFQKVLDLKLCEPDQVMILHLIDGLRKTGQVIVAYNWIHRLESCGWRPGVKAYNTLIDGLCKGGKMDDAVQLLPKMISKGVLPNVVTYNIMIKGLCDNGRHTDVRDLLTEMANSTISLDVQTFNILIDAYCKEGKMEEATNVLEIMTQQNISPNVVTYNTLIDGFCMKSEMDRAKQLLDSMVEMGLKPDIVSYSILLNGYCKKGCVDEALLLFLEIPSKGLVPDTHTYTTMIHGLFSKYRFVEGWNLFEDMEAQQVCCPDLHTYTTLLAVLCKNGEMDKAVSLLHQIEDKGFTPDIVTYNSLLNGYCKKGSVDEARLLFLEIPKKGLVRTNHTYNTMIHGLFSEYKFAEGCKLFEDMEDQQLRPDLHTYTILLDGLCRNREINEAVSLLSLIEDKGFTPNAVTYGALINGLCKNGKHCIARHLFNQLPSNGVQPGVEIYNTIIGSFCQEGSFEEVKRLLVEMEDRGCGPNRVTYNVIIGSLLKQNEADKARSFMEEMREKGFSADSATSSMPDGVDFFLKLMKDLAPNRCCSSAGRGSMLPKVYVLLGKMSRRAAVSAINLIHGRGFLNRWSHKSDFSVVKGLDDAVKLFGEMKSMRPEPSILAYNNLMSVCVKIEQYSFALEVFDEMLQMGFPVDIYTMSIAVNCCCHLKDINSGFAIIAFFFKSGYEPDAATISPLIKGLFLEGKEAEAGVLFEKVVDLKLCEPDRVMILHLIDGLCKTGQIVAARDWLIRLECSEWRPDVKAYSTLIDGLCKGGKVDYALQLLPKMINRGVLPDVVTYTSVFKGLCDNGRLSDALELLYEMANSKISLNVFTFSILIDAYCKEGKMEEAVNVLDIMTQQNICPNVVTYSTLIDGFCMKGEIDRAKQILDYMVEMGLKPNIVSYSSLLNGYCKKGSVDEAWRLFLEIPSKGLVHNTHTCTTMIHGLFSKYRFVEGWKLFEDMEAQHVHPNLHTYTTLLDVLCRNGKIDAAFSLVRIIEDKGFNLDIVSYNSLLNGYCKEGSVLEAWHLFREIPNKGLVRDNRTYNTMIHGLFREYKFFYGCKLFEFMEDQQVLPDLCTYNILLGGVCRKREIGEAVSLLPLIEDKGFTPDVVTYGALINGLCKNGKHGIARFLFNQLLSNGVQPDVHIYSMIIGSYCQEGSFEEVKRLLVEMENRGCAPNHVTYNVIIGSLIKQNEFDMARAFREEMHEKGFSAADSATSAKCRWFFTQIDGLCAQGNCILVSQY; encoded by the exons ATGAAGAGTATGCGGCCTCAGCCTTCTATTCGAGTGTACAACAATCTTATGAGTGTCAGTGTAAAGATTGAGCAGTATTCTTTTGCCCTTAaggtgtttgatgaaatgctTCAGATGGGTTTCCCTGTTGATATTTACACTATGAATATTGCTGTTAACTGTTGTTTTCACTTGAAAGATATGTACTCTGGTTTTGCTATTGTGGCCTTCTTTTTTAAGAGTGGTTACGAACCAGATGCTGTGACAATCAACCCTCTCATTAAAGGGTTGTTTTTAGAGGGTAAAGAGGCAGAAGCTGTGAAATTATTCCAAAAGGTTCTCGATTTAAAACTTTGCGAGCCTGATCAGGTTATGATTCTGCACTTGATAGATGGCTTACGTAAAACTGGACAGGTCATTGTAGCTTACAATTGGATTCATAGATTAGAAAGTTGTGGGTGGAGACCCGGTGTAAAGGCTTATAACACACTAATTGATGGGTTGTGTAAAGGTGGAAAGATGGACGATGCTGTGCAGCTTCTACCCAAGATGATCAGCAAGGGCGTTTTACCTAATGTTGTCacatataatatcatgatTAAGGGACTGTGTGACAATGGTAGGCATACCGATGTTAGAGACTTATTGACTGAAATGGCCAATTCAACGATATCTTTAGATGTGCAGACTTTCAATATATTGATCGATGCATATTGTAAGGAAGGGAAGATGGAAGAGGCTACAAATGTATTGGAAATTATGACGCAACAAAACATTTCTCCCAATGTGGTCACATATAATACACTTATTGATGGATTTTGTatgaaaagtgaaatggaTAGAGCAAAACAGTTACTTGATTCCATGGTAGAGATGGGATTAAAGCCTGACATCGTTAGTTATAGCATCTTATTAAATGGATATTGCAAGAAGGGATGCGTGGATGAAGctttgcttctttttcttgaaattccCAGTAAAGGTTTGGTGCCTGATACACATACTTATACCACCATGATACATGGattatttagtaaatatagatttgttgAGGGCTGGAACCTTTTTGAGGATATGGAAGCCCAACAAGTATGTTGTCCTGACTTGCATACTTACACTACATTGTTGGCTGTGCTTTGTAAGAATGGGGAGATGGATAAGGCTGTTTCATTGTTGCACCAAATTGAAGATAAAGGATTTACCCCTGATATTGTTACTTACAACAGCTTATTGAATGGATATTGCAAAAAGGGAAGCGTGGATGAAGCTAGgcttctttttcttgaaattccCAAAAAAGGCTTGGTGCGAACTAACCATACTTATAATACCATGATACATGGATTATTTAGTGAATATAAATTTGCTGAGGGCTGTAAACTTTTCGAGGATATGGAAGACCAACAACTGCGTCCTGATTTGCACACTTACACTATATTGTTGGATGGGCTGTGTAGGAATAGGGAGATTAATGAGGCTGTTTCATTGTTGAGCCTGATTGAAGATAAAGGATTTACCCCGAACGCAGTCACGTATGGTGCTCTAATAAATGGATTGTgcaaaaatggaaaacattGCATTGCGAGACATCTTTTCAATCAACTACCATCAAATGGTGTCCAACCTGGTGTTGAGATATATAATACGATCATTGGTTCATTTTGTCAAGAAGGGTCTTTCGAGGAGGTAAAACGTTTGCTGGTAGAGATGGAGGATCGCGGCTGTGGACCTAATCGTGTAACATACAATGTCATCATCGGGAGTCTGCTAAAGCAAAATGAGGCTGACAAGGCAAGATCATTCATGGAAGAAATGCGTGAAAAGGGATTCTCAGCCGATTCTGCAACTTCCTCGATGCCAGATGGAGTTGATTTTTTCCTCAAATTGATGAAGGACCTTGCGCCCAA TCGTTGTTGTTCTAGTGCAGGGCGAGGATCGATGCTGCCAAAGGTTTATGTCTTG TTAGGGAAGATGAGCAGAAGGGCTGCTGTATCTGCAATCAATCTCATTCATGGAAGAGGATTTCTCAATCGATGGTCTCATAAATCGG ATTTTAGTGTTGTTAAAGGATTAGATGATGCTGTTAAATTGTTTGGGGAAATGAAGAGTATGCGGCCTGAGCCTTCTATTCTAGCGTACAACAACCTTATGAGTGTTTGTGTGAAGATTGAGCAGTATTCTTTTGCCCttgaggtgtttgatgaaatgctTCAGATGGGTTTCCCTGTTGATATTTACACTATGAGTATTGCAGTTAACTGTTGCTGTCACTTGAAAGATATAAACTCTGGTTTTGCTATAATTGCCTTCTTTTTTAAGAGTGGTTACGAGCCAGATGCTGCGACAATCAGCCCTCTCATTAAAGGGTTGTTTTTAGAGGGTAAGGAAGCCGAAGCAGGGGTATTATTCGAAAAGGTTGTGGATTTGAAACTTTGTGAGCCTGATAGGGTTATGATTCTGCACTTGATAGATGGACTATGCAAAACTGGGCAGATCGTTGCAGCCCGTGATTGGCTTATTAGGTTAGAATGTAGCGAGTGGAGACCCGATGTTAAGGCTTATAGCACATTAATTGATGGGTTGTGTAAGGGTGGAAAGGTGGATTATGCTTTGCAACTTCTACCCAAGATGATCAACAGGGGCGTTTTACCTGATGTTGTCACATATACTTCCGTGTTTAAGGGACTATGTGACAATGGTAGGCTTAGCGATGCTCTAGAGTTGTTGTATGAAATGGCCAATTCCAAGATATCTTTGAATGTGTTTACTTTCAGTATATTGATTGATGCATATTGTAAGGAAGGGAAGATGGAAGAGGCTGTAAATGTATTGGATATTATGACGCAGCAAAACATTTGTCCCAATGTGGTCACATATAGTACACTTATTGATGGATTTTGTATGAAAGGTGAAATAGATAGAGCAAAACAGATACTTGATTACATGGTAGAGATGGGCTTAAAGCCTAACATCGTTAGTTATAGCAGCTTATTAAATGGATATTGCAAGAAGGGGAGTGTGGATGAAGCTTGGCgtctttttcttgaaattccTAGTAAAGGTTTGGTGCATAATACGCATACTTGTACCACCATGATACATGGattatttagtaaatatagatttgttgAGGGCTGGAAACTTTTTGAGGATATGGAAGCCCAACATGTACATCCTAACTTACATACTTACACTACATTGTTGGATGTGCTGTGTAGGAATGGGAAGATTGATGCGGCTTTTTCATTGGTGCGCATCATTGAAGATAAAGGATTTAACCTTGATATTGTTAGTTACAATAGCTTATTGAATGGATATTGCAAAGAGGGAAGCGTGTTAGAAGCTTGGCATCTTTTTCGTGAAATTCCTAATAAAGGCTTGGTGCGAGATAACCGTACTTATAATACCATGATACACGGATTATTTagagaatataaatttttttatggttgTAAACTTTTCGAGTTTATGGAAGACCAACAAGTGCTTCCTGATTTATGTACTTATAATATATTGTTGGGTGGGGTGTGTAGGAAAAGGGAGATTGGTGAGGCTGTTTCATTGTTGCCCCTGATTGAAGATAAAGGATTTACCCCTGACGTAGTCACGTACGGTGCTCTCATAAATGGATTGTGCAAAAATGGGAAACATGGCATTGCGAGATTTcttttcaatcaacttttaTCAAATGGTGTACAACCTGAtgttcatatatatagtatgaTCATTGGTTCATATTGTCAAGAAGGGTCTTTCGAGGAGGTAAAACGTTTGCTGGTAGAGATGGAGAATCGTGGCTGTGCACCTAATCATGTAACATACAATGTCATCATCGGGAGTCTGATAAAGCAAAATGAGTTTGACATGGCAAGAGCATTCAGGGAAGAAATGCATGAAAAGGGATTCTCTGCTGCTGACTCTGCAACTTCTGCCAAGTGTAGATGGTTTTTTACCCAAATTGATGGACTTTGCGCCCAAGGAAATTGTATCCTAGTTAGTCAGTATTAA
- the LOC125205857 gene encoding uncharacterized acetyltransferase At3g50280-like, with protein sequence MISPSPLPILSNCTVFPDVASSLADLKLSVSDLPMLSCHYIQKGCLFTRPPLAAPELISHLKTALSAALSQFPPLAGRLTTDSDGYVYVSCNDAGVEFSHSYAADLEIRDLLGLSGDGDLPVEFRRFFPFDLTVSYDGHFRPILAVRVTELADGVFIGCAVNHAVVDGTSFWNFFNSFAEISRGLRRISRAPDFRRESILISPAVLRLPEGGPSVTFSSDSPVRERIFRFSKQSIQRLKSAVNNKKFEGEGNGIDIAELMGKHSNDTLKNPDGKLTPLAWLRSAVSRETAPAAAAAAVEISSFQSLCALLWRGVTRARKLPEAKTTTFRMAVNCRHRLEPRLEPLYFGNAIQSIPTQAAAGEVLGRDLRWCAEQLNRNVVAHDGATVRKYVEAWERDPRCFPLGNFDGAMITMGSSPRFPMYENDFGWGRPVAVRSGRANKFDGKISAFPGREGNGTVDLEVVLAPDTMAGLLSDPEFMQYVSDY encoded by the coding sequence ATGATTTCGCCGTCGCCGCTCCCGATCCTCTCCAATTGCACCGTCTTCCCCGACGTCGCCTCCTCTCTCGCCGATCTCAAGCTCTCCGTCTCCGATCTCCCCATGCTCTCCTGCCACTACATTCAGAAAGGCTGCCTCTTCACCCGCCCCCCTCTCGCCGCGCCGGAGCTCATTTCTCACCTGAAAACCGCCCTCTCCGCCGCGCTATCTCAATTCCCGCCCCTCGCCGGCCGCCTCACCACCGATTCCGACGGATACGTCTACGTTTCCTGCAACGACGCCGGTGTTGAATTCTCGCATTCGTATGCTGCAGATCTGGAAATCCGAGATTTGCTAGGGCTTTCCGGCGACGGTGATTTGCCGGTGGAGTTTAGGCGATTTTTTCCGTTCGATCTGACGGTGAGCTACGACGGCCATTTCCGGCCGATTCTGGCGGTTAGGGTGACGGAGCTCGCCGACGGAGTTTTCATCGGCTGTGCGGTGAATCACGCCGTCGTGGACGGGACTTCGTTCTGGAATTTCTTCAATAGCTTCGCGGAGATCAGCCGCGGATTGAGGCGGATTTCTAGGGCGCCGGATTTTAGGCGCGAGTCGATTTTGATATCTCCGGCGGTGCTCCGGCTGCCGGAGGGCGGCCCGAGCGTGACCTTCTCGAGCGATTCGCCGGTGAGGGAGAGGATTTTCCGATTCAGTAAGCAATCGATTCAGAGGCTTAAATCGGCGGTTAACAATAAGAAATTTGAAGGAGAGGGAAACGGAATTGACATCGCTGAGCTGATGGGGAAGCACAGCAACGACACGTTGAAAAACCCTGACGGCAAGCTAACGCCGTTAGCTTGGCTCAGGAGCGCCGTTTCTCGAGAAACGGCGCCCGCCGCGGCCGCGGCGGCGGTTGAGATCTCGTCTTTTCAATCGCTGTGCGCGCTGCTCTGGCGCGGGGTCACCCGCGCCAGGAAGCTTCCGGAGGCGAAAACGACGACGTTCCGGATGGCGGTCAACTGCCGGCACCGGCTCGAGCCGAGGCTCGAGCCGCTGTACTTCGGGAACGCGATCCAGAGCATCCCGACGCAGGCGGCGGCCGGGGAGGTCCTGGGGAGGGACCTCCGGTGGTGCGCCGAGCAGCTGAATAGGAACGTGGTGGCGCACGACGGCGCCACGGTGAGGAAGTACGTGGAGGCCTGGGAGCGGGACCCGCGGTGCTTCCCGTTGGGGAATTTCGATGGGGCGATGATCACGATGGGGAGCTCGCCCCGGTTCCCCATGTACGAGAATGATTTCGGGTGGGGTCGGCCCGTCGCGGTCCGGAGCGGCCGCGCCAATAAATTTGACGGAAAGATTTCGGCCTTTCCGGGCCGCGAAGGGAACGGAACCGTCGATTTGGAGGTAGTTTTGGCTCCGGACACTATGGCGGGCCTCCTATCCGACCCGGAATTTATGCAATACGTATCTGATTATTAG